A DNA window from Thiopseudomonas alkaliphila contains the following coding sequences:
- the sdhC gene encoding succinate dehydrogenase, cytochrome b556 subunit, producing the protein MPCGLGLSKCEYAVNSQRPVNLDLRTIKLPITAYSSILHRISGVILFLGIAILLYGLQKSLASEQGFAEVKECLASPLAKFVVWGLLSGLLYHLTAGIRHLIQDMGIGNTLEGGKLGAKIVFIVAAILIVLAGVWIW; encoded by the coding sequence ATGCCCTGTGGTTTGGGGCTCTCTAAGTGTGAATACGCCGTGAATAGCCAACGACCTGTAAACCTAGATCTTAGGACTATAAAACTCCCAATCACTGCTTACTCATCCATTCTGCACCGTATTTCCGGTGTGATCTTGTTTTTAGGTATTGCAATTTTGCTGTACGGATTGCAAAAGTCCTTAGCCTCAGAACAAGGTTTTGCTGAAGTCAAAGAATGTTTGGCATCGCCGCTGGCGAAGTTTGTCGTTTGGGGTCTTCTTTCTGGCCTCTTGTATCACTTGACAGCTGGTATCCGTCACTTGATTCAAGATATGGGCATCGGTAATACGCTGGAAGGCGGTAAATTAGGTGCCAAGATTGTGTTCATCGTAGCTGCAATCTTAATTGTTCTGGCAGGAGTCTGGATATGGTAA
- a CDS encoding YkgJ family cysteine cluster protein → MECRVGCGACCIAPSITQPLPGMPQGKPAGVRCVNLDEHNLCQLFGTSQRPDFCGGYQAELALCGETAAQALQLIGALELATA, encoded by the coding sequence ATGGAGTGCCGAGTAGGATGTGGGGCGTGTTGTATCGCCCCATCAATTACCCAGCCCTTACCAGGTATGCCGCAAGGTAAGCCAGCTGGGGTGCGTTGTGTGAATTTGGATGAACATAACTTGTGCCAATTATTTGGTACCAGTCAGCGCCCTGATTTTTGCGGAGGTTATCAAGCCGAGTTGGCGTTGTGCGGCGAAACAGCTGCGCAAGCGCTGCAACTGATTGGTGCTTTAGAGTTGGCAACGGCTTAA
- a CDS encoding succinate dehydrogenase iron-sulfur subunit codes for MSLPKTLKVSVYRYNPEQDKAPAMQTFDVTIDGKDMMVLDVLALIKEQDEGFAYRRSCREGVCGSDGMNMAGKNGLACITPLSSVVKGDELVIRPLPGLPIIRDLVVDMSIFYQQYEKVQPFLQNNTPAPSIERLQTPEQREKLDGLYECILCACCSTSCPSFWWNPDKFLGPAALLQAYRFLADSRDTQTQERLARLDDPFSVFRCHNIMNCVNVCPKGLNPTRAIGHIRNMLLQSGT; via the coding sequence ATGTCGCTGCCCAAGACATTAAAAGTTAGCGTTTATCGCTATAATCCGGAGCAAGATAAAGCCCCGGCCATGCAAACGTTCGATGTAACGATTGATGGGAAAGATATGATGGTGCTAGATGTTTTAGCGCTAATCAAAGAACAAGACGAAGGCTTTGCTTATCGTCGTTCGTGCCGTGAGGGCGTATGTGGCTCTGATGGAATGAACATGGCGGGTAAAAACGGCCTCGCTTGTATCACACCTTTGTCATCCGTGGTAAAGGGCGATGAGTTAGTCATTCGTCCATTACCGGGTTTGCCAATTATTCGTGACCTCGTAGTAGATATGAGCATTTTCTACCAGCAGTATGAGAAAGTGCAGCCATTCCTACAGAACAACACACCTGCGCCTAGTATTGAGCGCTTACAGACACCTGAGCAACGTGAAAAGCTCGATGGTCTGTATGAGTGCATCTTATGTGCGTGCTGTTCAACGAGCTGTCCATCATTCTGGTGGAACCCTGATAAGTTCTTAGGCCCTGCAGCCTTGCTGCAAGCCTATCGTTTCTTAGCAGATAGCCGCGATACGCAAACCCAAGAGCGTTTAGCACGTTTAGATGATCCCTTTAGTGTGTTCCGTTGCCATAACATTATGAACTGCGTGAACGTATGCCCTAAAGGATTGAACCCAACGCGTGCGATTGGCCATATCCGCAACATGTTGTTGCAGAGCGGAACTTGA
- the gltA gene encoding citrate synthase, which translates to MADKTAQLIIEGNAPVELPIISGTMGPDVIDVRNLIASDHFTYDPGFMSTASCESKITYIDGDKGILLHRGYPIEQLAKHSDYLETCYLLLNGELPTAEQKAKFDDTITRHTIVHEQIKSFLNGFRRDAHPMAIMCGIVGALSAFYHDSLDINDPKHREISAHRLIAKLPTIAAMVYKYSMGQPIMYPRNDLNYAENFLHMMFNTPAEIKPISPALARAMDRIFILHADHEQNASTSTVRLAGSSGANPFACIAAGIAALWGPAHGGANEAVLRMLDEIGDVSNIDKFIAKAKDKNDPFKLMGFGHRVYKNFDPRAKVMKETCDEVLAELGINDPQLELAMKLEEYALNDPYFKERNLYPNVDFYSGIILKAIGIPTSMFTVIFAMSRTVGWISHWTEMLSGPYKIGRPRQLYTGYTQRDYVDLEKR; encoded by the coding sequence ATGGCTGACAAAACAGCGCAGCTAATCATCGAGGGCAATGCCCCCGTAGAACTGCCAATTATTAGCGGCACAATGGGTCCAGACGTCATTGACGTGCGTAATCTAATTGCAAGTGACCACTTCACTTACGACCCAGGATTTATGTCTACCGCTTCATGCGAGTCAAAAATCACCTACATTGATGGTGATAAAGGTATTTTGTTACACCGCGGCTATCCGATTGAGCAGCTCGCCAAACACTCAGACTACCTTGAGACCTGCTACTTATTGCTAAACGGCGAATTACCGACCGCTGAGCAAAAAGCCAAGTTTGACGACACCATCACCCGTCACACCATTGTGCACGAGCAAATCAAGTCATTCCTCAACGGCTTCCGTCGTGATGCTCACCCAATGGCTATTATGTGCGGCATCGTTGGTGCGCTCTCGGCTTTCTACCACGACTCTTTAGATATTAATGATCCAAAGCATCGCGAAATCTCTGCCCACCGCTTAATCGCCAAGTTACCGACGATTGCGGCAATGGTTTACAAGTACTCAATGGGCCAACCCATTATGTACCCACGGAATGACCTAAACTATGCAGAAAACTTCCTGCATATGATGTTTAACACCCCAGCAGAAATTAAGCCGATCAGCCCTGCCTTAGCGCGCGCAATGGATCGTATCTTTATTCTGCACGCTGACCACGAGCAAAACGCGTCCACTTCAACTGTACGCTTAGCTGGCTCTTCTGGTGCTAACCCATTTGCTTGTATTGCAGCCGGAATTGCCGCGCTGTGGGGACCTGCTCACGGCGGCGCTAACGAAGCAGTATTACGCATGCTCGACGAAATTGGCGATGTCTCTAACATCGACAAGTTCATCGCTAAAGCCAAAGACAAAAATGATCCATTTAAGCTAATGGGCTTTGGTCACCGCGTTTACAAAAACTTTGACCCTCGCGCCAAAGTTATGAAAGAAACCTGTGACGAAGTACTAGCAGAGCTGGGCATTAATGATCCACAGCTAGAGCTGGCAATGAAACTGGAAGAGTACGCACTCAACGATCCCTACTTCAAAGAGCGCAACCTCTATCCGAACGTTGACTTCTACTCTGGCATTATCCTGAAAGCTATTGGTATTCCAACCAGCATGTTTACAGTGATTTTCGCCATGTCACGCACTGTGGGCTGGATCTCCCACTGGACTGAAATGCTCTCAGGCCCTTATAAAATTGGTCGTCCTCGTCAGTTATACACTGGCTATACTCAGCGCGACTATGTGGATCTTGAAAAGCGCTAA
- the sdhD gene encoding succinate dehydrogenase, hydrophobic membrane anchor protein codes for MVTNVTNFSRSGLFDWMAQRVSAVVLAAYAVFLLGFIIANPNMGYAEWQGLFANSAMRIFSLLALVSLGAHAWIGMWAVTTDYLTPMTLGKWATGVRFLVQVLCGMLMFVLFVWGVQILWGM; via the coding sequence ATGGTAACTAATGTAACTAACTTCTCGCGCTCTGGTCTGTTTGACTGGATGGCGCAGCGAGTATCAGCCGTTGTTCTAGCCGCCTATGCCGTATTTTTGCTCGGCTTTATTATTGCTAATCCCAATATGGGCTACGCTGAGTGGCAAGGTTTATTTGCTAACTCTGCGATGCGCATTTTTAGCTTGCTCGCTTTAGTATCACTGGGCGCGCACGCATGGATCGGCATGTGGGCAGTAACTACTGACTACTTAACACCAATGACTCTAGGCAAATGGGCAACAGGAGTACGCTTCTTAGTTCAGGTGCTGTGCGGAATGTTAATGTTCGTACTGTTCGTCTGGGGCGTACAGATTCTGTGGGGAATGTAA
- a CDS encoding START domain-containing protein yields MTMFKKVIAVTALTLVAGTALANEWKEEKNADGVQVFLKQEAGSKYKAYRGVTVINASLDKVLAVQADAANSCQWIHECSSLKVLKKEGSSVWTYTQFSTPWPVTPRDSVLKVTESKQGDEVVRKIEGLPSYQPETKGYVRVAKVDGYWKFKPLSANQTQVTYEVHTDPGGSVPAWLANKFVVEAPFNTLVGMRNAAQK; encoded by the coding sequence ATAACAATGTTTAAGAAAGTCATCGCTGTGACTGCTTTAACGCTAGTGGCTGGTACGGCGTTAGCTAATGAGTGGAAAGAAGAAAAAAACGCTGATGGAGTTCAGGTTTTTTTAAAGCAAGAAGCGGGTTCTAAATATAAAGCCTATCGTGGCGTCACTGTAATCAATGCCAGTTTAGATAAAGTGCTAGCGGTGCAGGCAGATGCCGCTAACTCCTGTCAGTGGATTCATGAGTGCAGCTCGCTGAAGGTGCTGAAAAAAGAAGGGTCTAGTGTTTGGACCTATACCCAGTTCTCTACCCCTTGGCCAGTTACACCGCGGGATTCGGTATTGAAAGTGACTGAGTCTAAGCAGGGCGACGAGGTAGTGCGCAAAATCGAAGGCTTGCCTAGCTATCAGCCTGAAACTAAAGGCTATGTGCGGGTAGCTAAGGTTGATGGTTATTGGAAGTTTAAGCCGTTATCGGCTAATCAAACCCAGGTGACCTATGAGGTGCATACTGATCCAGGTGGTAGTGTGCCGGCGTGGTTAGCTAATAAGTTTGTGGTTGAGGCGCCTTTTAACACCTTAGTTGGCATGCGCAATGCTGCGCAAAAGTAA
- the sdhA gene encoding succinate dehydrogenase flavoprotein subunit: MAGIRTLSYDAIIVGGGGAGMRASLQLAQGGHKTAVVTKVFPTRSHTVSAQGGITCAIASDDPNDDWRWHMYDTVKGSDYIGDQDAIEYMCSVGPEAVYELEHMGLPFSRTEKGRIYQRPFGGQSKDFGRGGQAARTCAAADRTGHALLHTLYQGNLRAGTEFLNEWYAVDLVKNQDNAVVGIIAICIETGETVFIRAKAVVLATGGAGRIYSSTTNALINTGDGVGMSLRAGYAMQDMEMWQFHPTGIAGAGVLVTEGCRGEGGYLINKHGERFMERYAPNAKDLAGRDVVARSMVKEILAGNGCGPNGDHVLLKLDHLGEATLHSKLPGICELSKTFAHVDPVYAPIPVVPTCHYMMGGIATNIHGQAIQQDANGNDQIIEGLFGVGEVTSVSVHGANRLGGNSLLDLVVFGRAAGLYLENALREGVEARSASQSDVEQSLERLAKLNERTTGEEVAPLRRELQNCMQNYFGVFRTGEYMQKGIQELSDLRERIENVKINDKSGAFNTARIEALELQNLFEVAEATAISAEARKESRGAHAREDYEERDDENWLCHTMYFPQEKRVGKRAVNFSPKTVPAFEPKTRTY; encoded by the coding sequence ATGGCTGGTATTCGTACTCTTTCTTATGACGCCATCATTGTCGGTGGCGGCGGTGCAGGTATGCGCGCTTCGCTGCAACTTGCCCAAGGTGGTCACAAGACCGCAGTAGTAACTAAAGTTTTCCCAACTCGCTCACATACCGTATCGGCGCAAGGTGGTATCACCTGTGCAATTGCTTCGGATGATCCAAACGACGATTGGCGCTGGCACATGTACGATACTGTCAAAGGTTCCGACTATATCGGTGACCAAGATGCTATCGAGTATATGTGTTCTGTAGGCCCTGAAGCAGTATATGAGCTAGAGCATATGGGTTTACCTTTCTCACGTACTGAGAAGGGCCGTATTTATCAGCGTCCATTCGGTGGCCAGTCCAAAGACTTCGGTCGCGGTGGTCAAGCCGCACGTACCTGTGCCGCTGCTGACCGTACCGGACATGCGCTGTTACACACGCTTTATCAAGGTAACCTGCGTGCAGGAACTGAGTTCCTTAACGAGTGGTACGCAGTTGATTTAGTGAAAAACCAAGATAACGCGGTAGTGGGTATCATTGCGATCTGCATTGAAACCGGTGAGACCGTATTTATCCGCGCTAAAGCTGTGGTATTAGCTACGGGTGGTGCGGGTCGTATCTACTCTTCAACCACTAACGCCTTAATCAACACCGGAGACGGTGTGGGTATGTCGCTGCGCGCTGGTTATGCGATGCAAGACATGGAAATGTGGCAGTTCCACCCAACCGGTATTGCTGGCGCAGGTGTGTTAGTAACTGAAGGGTGCCGTGGTGAAGGTGGTTACCTGATCAACAAACACGGTGAGCGTTTCATGGAGCGCTACGCGCCCAATGCTAAAGACTTAGCTGGCCGTGACGTTGTTGCACGCTCAATGGTTAAAGAAATTTTGGCCGGTAACGGCTGTGGCCCGAATGGTGACCACGTATTACTGAAGCTGGATCACTTAGGTGAAGCTACTTTACACAGTAAGTTGCCAGGTATTTGTGAGCTGTCAAAAACTTTTGCTCACGTTGACCCTGTTTACGCGCCAATTCCGGTAGTACCAACCTGTCACTATATGATGGGCGGTATTGCGACCAATATTCACGGTCAAGCCATCCAGCAAGATGCCAACGGTAATGATCAAATTATTGAAGGCTTGTTTGGTGTGGGTGAGGTGACTTCAGTATCGGTTCACGGTGCGAACCGCTTAGGCGGTAACTCCTTGCTCGACTTAGTAGTGTTTGGTCGTGCAGCGGGGCTCTACTTAGAGAACGCCTTACGTGAGGGCGTTGAAGCACGCTCTGCTAGTCAGTCAGATGTTGAGCAGTCACTTGAGCGTTTAGCTAAGCTCAATGAACGCACTACGGGTGAAGAGGTTGCACCTTTACGTCGTGAGTTGCAAAACTGCATGCAGAACTACTTTGGTGTGTTCCGTACCGGCGAATACATGCAAAAAGGTATTCAAGAACTATCTGATCTGCGTGAGCGCATCGAAAACGTTAAAATTAACGATAAGAGTGGCGCATTCAACACTGCACGTATTGAAGCTCTTGAGCTGCAAAACTTATTTGAAGTGGCTGAAGCGACTGCAATTTCTGCAGAAGCACGTAAAGAATCGCGCGGTGCCCACGCTCGTGAAGACTACGAAGAGCGTGATGATGAGAACTGGTTATGCCATACCATGTACTTCCCGCAAGAGAAGCGTGTGGGTAAGCGTGCAGTAAACTTCTCACCAAAAACCGTTCCAGCCTTTGAGCCTAAAACTCGTACTTATTAA